A region of the Anopheles merus strain MAF unplaced genomic scaffold, AmerM5.1 LNR4000075, whole genome shotgun sequence genome:
TCGGCGAATGGACGCCCAACTTCAAGAAGCTTGACATCTGTGAAAACTCGACCGGCGGCTGCTGTGGCCGCTGCAAGGACGAAAAAGACAGGGAGCAAAAGGCGGGAAAGGAGAACgtctcgcagcagcagcagaagcagaaacAACTGTCGCTTAGTGTGGAGGAGGAGTAGAAGCGGTGTGGGACACGGCGGGGCGCGACTACAAGCCTTTCGCGACGCTAACTTAATGCAGCTGCCTATGACAAGAACTATTTGGCTAacagatatatatatatatacatatgtaCTCGTGTATCTAAGGACATAACTTAAGGGTTTTTGTAAGCAGGCACTAACACGGTGGGTGCGCAAAACTAAAACTGCCACAACGCTCTCCGTATGCAAACAGCTTTTGCGTACGAGAGTTTACGTTAGTGATGGGCACTCGTAGAGTTGATAAGAACGTGTAAATATAAATTACTTATGCTAGCCGTATTTAAAGAATAATTCCACCATTttttacctgtttctctttcaAGCCGaaattctgcaaaaaaaaaaccttggaCCTTTTTAAGCGATTTTCTCACTGTTTTGTTGACCTTACTCAAGTCAactagaaaaaaaggaactgtGTAAATGAATATAGAAAATATTGTTGCAAAATGTTGATCTTCTTGGGGATGTCGTTGTCTATCATTACGGAAGCAACGACGTCCGTtgcacgatcctctaccggtcACTCCAATTTgttggcttcgcggatgacatcgaaAATAGCGATGGTGTGTGAGCcgtacacccgactcaaacgcgaaacagcaagaattggattgagaatcaatgcaaCGAAGGCGAAGgtacctgcttgccggagACTCCGACCATCTGGAgagcagtgtattagttgacggcgaccATCTCGGGGTAgtaaaggagttttgctatctcgggacggtcgCGTTGATCGCCTTCCAGTAAGGTCCATGTATCATGTCCGTAGAGCACAACGGGACCTTATTAGAGTCCGGTAGTGCGTGAGTTTGGTTCACCTGGAGACTTGACCAGATCGCAGCCACGTACGTAGAGTTAGAGTCGTTCggattcgtccggagtcgtctggagtcacccggagtcgttcggagtcggagtcgtcctgaGTTGTTCGGAACCAcacggagttggagtcgtccggagtcgtctggaatcgtccggagtcgtctggactcgtccggagtcgtctggactcgtccggagtcgttcggagtcctccggagtcgtctggagtcagcAAGAACCGGCTGCAgacggagtcatctggagtcggcAGGGATCGGCTTGTATAGGAAGTGCAGgcgcaaagtgaaagacaaaaaaaacacaacgaaaggaaATGTCTGATCACAAGCACGGCTCCTTTTGACTCTGGATgattcgaacgactccgaacaattccgaacgactccgaacgactctggacgactccgaacagctccagacgactccgaacgattctggacgactccgggcgtcTCCGAACGGCtgcgaacgactccgacttcgggcggatctagtggttccattttgccggagtcggaatcggactaacaatagtcggagtcggatcagAGTCGTGGCTGCGCTCTGTACAGCACATCAGCCCTTAACTTAAGTCCAGCTTACTCCAGATCTCAACGGCCACTTCAAACGCCGCCTTTCGCCGAGGCGatgatatatatttttgtgcTGTCAAAATGTCACCTTAAATGACCAAACGCCACCATGGTAGAGCTCCCACAGTCGTTTCCTACAGGCAAACAGTTCAGTATTTTCATTGCAAGCAAATAGACGTGCAACTGCGCAGCATTTGTAGTTCTAAAGATACAAATATACAAGTTAAGGATTAATAAGGTGTTTTGTCggaaaaccaaccaaaaccaGCCGTTATGGGGAAAAAGAAACCGCAGAAGATAGGTAAGTGCCGAGCTTTGGGTGCcttttttctttgccattATTAAATGTTTCTCGCATCAGTCGAGATTGCATCATCCTTCGTGTTGCACTTACCCCGACTTTTTCCTTACGACTGTCCCAAAAAAGACAATTATTCTATTGCTGCATCCGGCAAGATGCACTCGACGATGTATCGATTTCACATTGCTGGAATTGCGTTTTAGTTGCCCTTGCTACAGCATCAGTGAAAAAGGTACAACAGTGGCAACGTTGCCTTGATGTGTCATTTTTTGCACTTTGCAGGCTGGAGCGATAAGCAAGGGGCTGAGAAAATTTAGTTCCAGCTCATTTTCTGTGCGTTTTTTCAAGTGGCTCGCTGACTTTAAGTACTTATTACTCATCATACCCTTACGCCAGCAGTCGGCAAACCTTGTTGCCCAAAGGAGGCAAAATCTGTAAACATGTTCGTAAAGTTCCATGTAAATAGTCAAATTTATGTAGCCAAATGATGCTCTGCCTTACGCTAACGCCTGAGAGTTCTGTTTATGGTTTCTAGAAGGATCTGGGATTTTCTGGAAGCTTTAATCCCTGCACAGTTTTGCCCGAGCAGTGCTCTTCATAGGTGAGCGGAATAgggatgtgctctctggagcgctCCCATGACTCCGATCTGACTCCGAcaattgttagtccgattccggaactggCAAAATGGGAACCACCAGTTTACTGGAGTCGTAGTCGTCACGGTCTGAGTTGTCAGGAGTGGTCCGGAGTCTgtcgaagtcgtctggaggCGGAGTCAGAGATGGTCGGAGTCAACTGGTACCATCCAATGTAATGTGCTTGTGATTAGGCCTTCCATTCCGTTGGCAaaaactccgaacgacttcgggCGACTTctaacgactccggatgacttcgaacaactctggacgactccgactccgattGACTGCAGAAATGAAATTTacatggatcgtttacaagtaaattttgattctttgcggctTTCATTTTACCCAAATGCCTATTCGTATGGAGATTCCGAAACCGACCCCGTTTCGCAATCGATCTGATTTCGGAGctaattccgattctggagccaatTACGGAGTCGATTCCGCTTCGGAGGCTTATTTCAGAACCAACTCCCGAGCCGAATCCGGAAACTGATACTGGGCCTACTATCCGGATTCGATGccagaaaacttcggaactagtcggaatcgattccgacgaaaactaCATTTTTTCCATCACTACTTCGGACTACGGAACTGAACAATTGATCTCTTTAATCCATTTGTCGTTTTGCTGAAAAAGCGTCCTTATCATTAATATTGCTATTTGAAGCAACCGTACTCATCGTGCGTTGTTTGTCTTTTCACTCTTTGCGTGTCATTATTGAAGAAGATAAAACCATTTTTCCTACATAGTTCTTGGCGCAGTTGGGCAAACGGTGCCAAGGGCactacagcaacaacagccaccccaacaacaacaaccacaaccacaacaacagcagcagcctcaACAACGGCCgcaacagcagccgcagccACAGCCTCAACAAaggccacagcagcagcagcagcagggaccttcacaacaacagcagcaacaggcgcAAAAACAGCATGAACcgccacagcagcaacagcaccaaccACAGcgcccacagcagcagcagcagcagcaacaacagcgcccacagcagcaacaacagcaacaacagcgcccacagcagcagcaacagcagcgtccgcagcagcagcagcgtccgcagcagcagcagcagcagcagcagcagcagcagcagcagcagcagcagcagcagcagcagcagcagcagcagcagcccacaAAGTACACTGCAGCAGGGACCCCCGCAACAGCAAGGGCATGCacagaagcagcaacagccgcagggccctccacagcagcagcagcagcgtccgcagcaccagcagcagcagcaacaacagcacccacagcaacagcaacagcagcgtccgcagcaccagcagcaacacaaacCTGCGGCTCCCGCTACTGCCACCGGTGGTGCCGTGCACCGGGACGCTTCCGTTGCGTCGACCAAATCGTCCAGCTCCGGTGACGGCACGCTGCAGACGATCGAGGAGAACCTGGGCGCAATGCGCATAGCGAAGGAGAAGATTCGCCGAACCGATCTGCGACCGGTGCTGGTGCGGCGCGGGGCGCACGGTAAGCGCGGCAAGCCCGTCTCGGTCGAGGCCAACTTTTTCCGCCTGCTGCTGGACAAGCTGAAGGGTACGGCGTACCACTACGACGTCGCGATCGAACCGGAACGGCCGAAAAAGTTCTACCGGCCCGTGTTTGCGCAGTTCTGTCGGGAAAACTATCCGGGCGCCATGCTGGCGTTCGACGGGCAGAAGAACGCGTACACCACGCGCAAGCTGAGCGACAAGAAGGCGAAGGTGGTGTTCCAGCCGGACGACGGTGGCAAGCAGCGCGAGTACACCGTGCAGGTGAAGGAAGCGGCCCAGCTCGATTTGGGCGTGCTGAAAACGTAAGAATACTTTTTGTTAAGatgcttccttttttcgtGACACCGAGAGTTTATTGATTCgttttgtttattgatttGATGCTTACAGGTATATGAAATCGAATGAGGAGACAATGGCCAAACCGATGAGTGCCATCCAATGTCTGGATGTGGTGCTGCGCAGTGCCTATGAGAATAATCCCAATTTTGTGCGGGTAAGTGTGTGACGtcgagccggtctcgtagtacagtcgtcaactcgtacgacttaacaacatgcccgtcatgggttcaagccccaaatggaccgtgccgccatacgtaggactgactatcctgctatggggggatcaataagtcactgaaagccaaacccacaagtagtgtggtactggcaggccttgaccggcaacggttgttgagccaaaagaaaaaaaaagtgtgtgaCGTATTTGGTGTGGTAACTACTACCTCAAAGATTCATTAATAGTCGTAACTCTGTAGTcgacttacagggttttcgaggattatatagacatgttcagcgagttgtagattcgttcaggcatataatagactctttcagcgagatatagaattgttcggaagtaggcgtagacatgttcggttatactgtagagctgtcactttcgtaccccttggactgcaggGGTCATGGATCACcttggatcattctcatcaggaggtaaacaaacagttttcgaaaaaataagcttttttcaactaatttatgtattaaacagcttgggtAATGATTATTAACTACTTTTAGGacttttaagaatgaaaaattgaaccctgcggcacagtgtgtaaacaaaacaaatgacagctctacagaatcgctgaacatgtctacgcctacttccgaacaattctatatctcgctgaaagagtctattatatgcctgaacgaatctacaactcgctgaacatgtctatataatcctcgaaaaccctgtatttcaTTATGTATCTTGTAGGGTTTGCATCGAAATTTGTGGTGTTTACACTTGCAaatctttactttttttaacgttttttaacaaaacaaaactttgacgcatgcaaaaaaaactttgcCCCAAGAGGTTCTGTTGTGGCTCATATTGCCCGAattgcatggtttgtcggtaTGTCCGGTTTGTCccgttttgtattattttttcattcttagtTTAACAGTAAAATCATAGAGTAATGTAAGAACAATTACATTTAgtggtaaattaaaaaaaaaaaaaagaattgatGCCCCAACATGCCAATATTGCCCTGAAATCTAGTGATGTactctctggagcgcacccacaaCTGACACCGACAATTAAGGGACCCTTCACGATtatagtcagttttttttatgtggaGTTaaacagttggaggctgaaattaTGTCAactctccatacaaaaccacacacaaaagtaGCCTgtgattttcagtctagattatttcagcctcTAAGCTTGAAATAGATTCGAGtatctgctcgaaaaaatggcaaaacaaggtcgTGTTTTCTTTAATCCCTAGGTGCATTAATGAGATCAGGTGGtagaatctagaatcaaagtgtatgtagaccAGGTGGTTTCAtggcatgtttttataaccaaatttgaacgtcaATTGGGacaagcccacctgtatattatactcattTGATAGCTGCTTGAAAACTGCTACACAATGCTAAAAGCTGGAATTTCAATCttcgaacttaaaacggaaaggggccCATTGTTAGcacgattccgattccggaaaaATGAGAACCACTAGTTCCGGAGTCGTATTCGTCCAGattcgtctggagtcgtccagagttgttcggagtcggatcatcgactccggatgactccgacacCCAataactccggacgactccagacgactccaactccgaaagactccgggtgactccggacgacttcagacgactctggacgactccggatgactcccaCTCCCAATAACTCCGGGAGACTCCAGGTGACTCCAATTCTGAAAGACtctgggcgactccggacgacttcggacgactctgaaagactctggacgacttcggacaactctgaacgactctggacgacttcggacaactctgaacgactctggacgactctgaacggctctggacgactccggacgactccggatgactccgaacgactccaactccgaaagactccaggcgactccggacttcttcggacgacttcggacgattccgaacgactccggacggctctAGAAGATTCCGAACGGCTGCGGATAATGCTGGACGAACCTAActtccggagttggtttcgaaattatcggagtcggatcggaatcGTCACCggatttttgctatttttacccatcactactgcaATTCCTTATACTTAATAAAATTTTGTATTATGTGATGCATAATCCAAAACGGGTCAATTACTGTCAAACTGTCATGTTCTAATAACGATTCTTATTCGCTGTTCTATTCTTCTACCCTTCTCCAGTTCAAGCGCGCCGTGTACGCAGTGCCCCGCCAATCCATCGACATCGGTCGGGGTCACGAGCTGTGGTTCGGGCTGTTCCAGTCGGCGCTGCTCGGTTCGCGCCCATACCTAAACGTGGACGTGTCGCACAAAGCGTTCCCGATGGGTGCGCCGGTGCTGAAGGTGATCGGCGACTTCAACCGCGGCCAGGTGGATCAGGTGAGCGGCTGGGTGCAGCAGGAGCTGCACAGCTTCCTCAAGGGCATGGACGTGGTGTACACGAACCCGACCACCAAGATGGCCAAGCGGATGCGCTGCAACGGGTTGCGCGAACCGGCCAGCCAGCAGATGTTCAAGCTGGAGGATGGGACGCGCCTCTCGGTCGCCGACTATTTTGCCCGCAAGCTCAACTTCCGGCTGCGCTACCCGAACCTGCCGGTGCTGCACGTCGGCAGTACCGTGCGGTCGGTGTACGTGCCGGCCGAGCTGTGCGACATACCCGCGGGCCAGGCgctgaacaaaaacaacccgGAGGAGTGTACGCGCGACATCATCCGGTACGCGGCGACGAGCGCACCGGAGCGCAAGCGCAAGATCCTCGACCTGGCGTCCCAGATCCAGTACAACAAGTGCCCGACGCTGCTCGACTTCGGCATCACGGTGAGCAACGAGTTCGAGAAGGTGCCGGCCCGCATCATCGACGCACCGCCGATCGAGTACGCGCGGGGCGAGAAGATTCCCCCGCAGCGGGGCGTGTGGCGCGCGGAGGGCAAGAACTTTATCGTACCGAGCACGGAGCTGAGCAAGCGGCCGCTGCGCTGGCGCATCCTCAACCTGGACTCGTACACGAACGAGGCGACGGTGAAGAAGTTTGGCGAGATGCTGCAGTCGCAGGCAATGCGCTGCAACGTGCAGATGGAACCGTTCGATATGGCGAAAACGTACGTCCTGGTGCGCGATATGCGCAACTGTCTGCGCGACATCGGCACGCTGCTGCAGAACATCAAGCGGGAGGAACCGGCGGTCACGATCGTGGTGCTGCCGAGCCGGGGCGATGCGTACGCGAAGGTCAAGCAGAAGGCGGAGCTGGCGAGCGAACGGATCGGGCTGCTGACGCAGTGCGTGAAGGGCATGACGGTGGCCAAGAAGGGCACCGACATGAGCACGCTCAACAACATCATGCTCAAGGTAAGGGCGTCACATGGGCGGCTGTGAACCTGCATCTAGTCTCACGGAGATTGTTTGCTCTTCTTTATTTCACTGCCTTTCCGCACAGATCAACGCCAAAACGAACGGCACGAACCACTGCATCTCGTCGGTCGCGGTGCCACCGCTCGGACGCGGCAAGGTGATGTACATCGGGGCGGACGTTACGCACCCGCTCAGCGAGAACGAACCGAGCGTGGTGGGCGTGGCGGCACTGTACGATCTGACCGGCTTCCGGTACAACTGCAGCGTGCGGCTGCAGGGCGCCCGGGACGAGATGATCCGCGACCTGGAGAACATCGTGCAgcggcagctgctgctgtacaagcAGTACAACGGCGGGCTGCCCGAGCGCATCATGTACTACCGGGACGGGGTGTCGGACGGGCAGTTTGCGGAAATACTTACGATCGAGCTGCAGGCACTGCACGCGGCGATTGCGCGCGTCGAGCCGGGCTACAAGCCGGCGGTGACGTTCATCGTGGTGCAGAAGCGCCACCACACGCGCTTCTTCCCGCAGCCCGGCTGCCCGACCGAGGGCAAGAACGGTAACGTACCGCCCGGCACGATCGTGGACAGCGAAATCACGACCCCGGATCGGTACGAGTTCTACCTGGTGAGCCATGCGGCCGTGCAGGGCGTCGCCAAGCCGACCAAGTACGTCGTGCTGTACGACGACTCGAACTGCCATCCGGACAGTCTGCAGGCGCTGACGTACAATCTGTGCCACCTGTTTGCGCGCTGCAACCGGGCGGTATCGTACCCGGCCCCGACCTACTACGCCCATCTGGCCGCCTACCGCGGCCGGGTGTACATTAAGGAGTGAGTATTTTTGAAGCAGCAGGccaggtgtttgtgtgtgtagtttgACAGAGGGGTTTGACGgttttgctttactttttttttctagccgACGGATCAACATGAACGATCTGGAAAATGCTTACCGGGACATTCAAATCATCGACACGGTCAATAATTCCACTCCCATGTTCTTTGTTTAaatgcaatgtttttttttatgtggaAAGAAGGAGGAGGGAATGCGTACGTCCAGACTAGCGACGAAAGAAGTAAAATTGTCTGcatgtttgaagaaaaaagaatgaaGCTTTAAGTGATGTTTTTTGCCCTGTCTCTCTCATGACGGACCAAATTTCTGTTCATGAAGTGTCcttttgatttttcttcacttttttcACTACTCTCTAACTTTATGAAGCTTACATTATTACATTTATTACATAAGCTTGCATGTTCAACCCCAATGCGCcctatttgtttgtttcgtattGGTGAAATTGCAATGAGAAATGCGATACATGTTACAATTTATATATCCTACAACTAAATGTTTAATTAACCAGCTATAATAACTTTTATAAAACGTATAAAACATTATAAGATCaacgaaaaatataaaaaaaaaaaacaaaaaaagattgaTCATTAATAAAACTAGTGTTAAAGGCTTCGCTTCGGCACTGAAGCGTGTCTATCGGACATAGAGATGGTTGCGTTCTTACTCTAAACACATAGACGAGTTTAGCTCCAATCCGAAAAATCCAATCCAACAGATTGTCAACTTGGCTGATGACTGAATTTAAATCGGTACATTGGTCTTTTTAAACCCTGAACACTGATTTCTGCAATGCCGCCTTGCGTGATCGATTCCAATACGAACCGGTGATCTGTAGAGAGAAGAGTTTGAAcaagtgatgtgctctctggagcgcacccacgacgaTCCGATCCGACTACCAGTGTTCCAATAGGAATAACTAGTTCGGCCCGGAGCCGTACGGAATTGTCTGGAACCGTCGGGAGTCGCTCGGAGCTGCCCGAAGTCGGCCGGAATCGCCccgaatcgtccggagtctgcAGAGTTGACCGCAGTCAATCAGAGCCGTCCGCTGCAATGTGCTTGAGGTCAGGGATTgcatttcgttgtgttttatgtatttttatttgcgcATACACTTCTAATGCAAACCTTTTCCCAAATGGCCAGCTAATACTCTACAGGTGATTTGAGGCttgctaacaaaaaaaaaaaacgttacgATACCGTACTATGTGTCTAATTAAGAGATAAGATGATACTTTGCGGAACTGTGGCGCTTTTTAACAAGCGCTTGATACTCTCTGGAACCTTGCGACTGGTTAGTCTGATGTGTATGGTTCAttatggaacttgaaggcttgttaagaacaTGTACCGAACTTTTGGTGTATGTTCTTTACTTTATGCATGACTTTGGCACCATTAATCGCCTCGCAGTTTGTGCTCTTGTTTGTGGTTTGAGTTATTTCAAGTAGCAATATTAAGTGAAGCAATTTTTAGTTTactgaaaattatttaaaattctgCACATAAACAGAACATTTTGTGTTgttaatataaaattaaacgtaaagaaaaataatctaaTGCAATACTGCATAAATAAGCTACTTTGGCGCTATTTAGGAGAATCTCCTggagaactttgatgctgtttatctactgcaaaaggtgAATTCAAGCATTATTGAATGTTTAAGAAATGTTGAGAAGgccaactccagacgactccagggTGATTCCGGGcggctccagacgattccgaacgatttCGGATAATGCTGGCacgacctaccttccggagtttGTTCCGAAATTGTCGAAGTCGGATCGATTCACTAGTTCAAATGACAATGTATTACAGAACCAAACTACTCGCATGAACGGTATTTCACGCATGAACGCTACGTTCAACCGACATTTGGAGTGCTTTTGGCCTATTAGACTCTCAACATCGAATATCTGTGATGTACAGCAAATGATAGTACTGGTACAGGGACAATCGTTCTTAAAGAAGTTTTGAACGCTTTCAAAGACTCTaatcataaataaaaagaTGCACATCAATTGAACGATTTTGTGAATCTGAGGTACTACATTGTACGAATCAGATGTGGTTCACTCCAATTGAGCAGCTCGTGCTCAGTTGCCCATCACTACTATGCAACCAAACCTACTGGGGACACCTTTAAACAGCGCTTATGCAGCTTCCATGCAGCAAATCAAAtcgggaatgtttttttttttttttttcgttgttccaAGCAATCAACACGAGATTTTTTTCCGTGTTGCAATttgtttccattccatttatttttatttccaaatGATAAATACCCATAAACTACCGATATTGTGCAATTTGCTATCGTCTCTGCTTGGGGAACGATTCGCAAATTGCTGTCATTGTTTATATATACATCTTGGGCTTCTCTAGGCGCAGCCGAATACATAAACTACAGAAACCTCGCAATTGACGATGACAGCGAAATTTGGCGCAAATTACTGCTGTTGGTTTTTGGGAGGTTGGGCGTAAAGCACACAACAAGCAACACAGTTTCAATTCGTATCTTTTGGTTTAGTTAGTGCATAAACAAGCAAactagcaacaacaaaaatccacCTCCCCACGCATGATGGAAACGGTGCGTGAAATCGCAGCATGGACGCCGGAGTACTTGATCGCGAACGAGCCAGCCTGCCTGGAGCAGCTGTCGACCGACGAGGCGCTCTGGTCCACGATACCCCTGCTCAACTGTACCGAGC
Encoded here:
- the LOC121601350 gene encoding LOW QUALITY PROTEIN: protein argonaute-2-like (The sequence of the model RefSeq protein was modified relative to this genomic sequence to represent the inferred CDS: inserted 2 bases in 1 codon) — translated: MGKKKPQKIVLGAVGQTVPRALQQQQPPQQQQPQPQQQQQPQQRPQQQPQPQPQQRPQQQQQQGPSQQQQQQAQKQHEPPQQQQHQPQRPQQQQQQQQQRPQQQQQQQQRPQQQQQQRPQQQQRPQQQQQQQQQQQQQQQQQQQQQQQQQPTKYTAAXGPPQQQGHAQKQQQPQGPPQQQQQRPQHQQQQQQQHPQQQQQQRPQHQQQHKPAAPATATGGAVHRDASVASTKSSSSGDGTLQTIEENLGAMRIAKEKIRRTDLRPVLVRRGAHGKRGKPVSVEANFFRLLLDKLKGTAYHYDVAIEPERPKKFYRPVFAQFCRENYPGAMLAFDGQKNAYTTRKLSDKKAKVVFQPDDGGKQREYTVQVKEAAQLDLGVLKTYMKSNEETMAKPMSAIQCLDVVLRSAYENNPNFVRFKRAVYAVPRQSIDIGRGHELWFGLFQSALLGSRPYLNVDVSHKAFPMGAPVLKVIGDFNRGQVDQVSGWVQQELHSFLKGMDVVYTNPTTKMAKRMRCNGLREPASQQMFKLEDGTRLSVADYFARKLNFRLRYPNLPVLHVGSTVRSVYVPAELCDIPAGQALNKNNPEECTRDIIRYAATSAPERKRKILDLASQIQYNKCPTLLDFGITVSNEFEKVPARIIDAPPIEYARGEKIPPQRGVWRAEGKNFIVPSTELSKRPLRWRILNLDSYTNEATVKKFGEMLQSQAMRCNVQMEPFDMAKTYVLVRDMRNCLRDIGTLLQNIKREEPAVTIVVLPSRGDAYAKVKQKAELASERIGLLTQCVKGMTVAKKGTDMSTLNNIMLKINAKTNGTNHCISSVAVPPLGRGKVMYIGADVTHPLSENEPSVVGVAALYDLTGFRYNCSVRLQGARDEMIRDLENIVQRQLLLYKQYNGGLPERIMYYRDGVSDGQFAEILTIELQALHAAIARVEPGYKPAVTFIVVQKRHHTRFFPQPGCPTEGKNGNVPPGTIVDSEITTPDRYEFYLVSHAAVQGVAKPTKYVVLYDDSNCHPDSLQALTYNLCHLFARCNRAVSYPAPTYYAHLAAYRGRVYIKDRRINMNDLENAYRDIQIIDTVNNSTPMFFV